TACCATCTTATTAAGCCTGTATATTCTTTCCTTGAACCTTTTAAAAACCGGTTGGCTCAAAATCTTTCCGGCGGCATGAAACAGAAGCTCGCTCTTTGCTGTGCACTGATTCATAATCCTGCCCTGTTGGTACTTGATGAACCGACTACCGGGGTTGATGCGGTTTCTCGTAAGGAATTCTGGGAAACCCTTCATGAATTGAAAGAATCGGGCATGACCATCCTTGTTTCAACACCTTATATGGATGAGGCCGAACGATGCGACAGGGTTGCCCTTATGCAGGATGGAATGGTAATGACAGAAAATACACCTGGCGCAATTTTGGCAGATTTCAGTACACCTCTTTATGAAATTCATACAGCTGACCGTTTGAAAACACTTGAAGTGGTCAGAAGTATCCGGAATGTTCAGAGAGCTTATCTGTTCGGTCATTCCATTCATGTTGCCCTGGATTCCCCGGATGTGACTGTGCTTGAAAAGGAGCTTTCAGCAAGGAATACAGAGGCCAGAATATGCAGTATTGAACCCGACTTTGAAGATTGCTTTATTGAAGCGGTTGAAAGTCATAATACTTCTGCAAAATGAACAAGGGAAATTCTATCATATCTGTTTCTAATCTCGTTAAGAAATTCGGAAATTTTACGGCAAATGATAACCTGACATTTGATGTTTACCAGGGAGAAATATTTGGCTTCCTTGGAGCC
Above is a genomic segment from Bacteroidales bacterium containing:
- a CDS encoding ABC transporter ATP-binding protein; translation: MIEITNVSKFYGETGAVKDITLSIGSNTLFGLIGPDGAGKTTLFRMITTLLIPDKGIITVKGFDTVTGYAGIRKFTGYMPGRFSLYPDLTVSENLTFYATIFGTTVDANYHLIKPVYSFLEPFKNRLAQNLSGGMKQKLALCCALIHNPALLVLDEPTTGVDAVSRKEFWETLHELKESGMTILVSTPYMDEAERCDRVALMQDGMVMTENTPGAILADFSTPLYEIHTADRLKTLEVVRSIRNVQRAYLFGHSIHVALDSPDVTVLEKELSARNTEARICSIEPDFEDCFIEAVESHNTSAK